Proteins encoded within one genomic window of Triticum aestivum cultivar Chinese Spring chromosome 2D, IWGSC CS RefSeq v2.1, whole genome shotgun sequence:
- the LOC123048871 gene encoding putative F-box/kelch-repeat protein At5g24040, giving the protein MQPSLELSPPAPAPREVVVAEWPSKKICHCLVSTSASSEHRVWADLPDSLLHLIIALLSSFHDLLAFTGTCHSWRAAVFSFPSSIYAFVFPPLHLKAGLRRANRHCGTWYYLLSNYKWRLCDPVRTDLSLRRSAPRNAPNYMRYLGCSYGHLIFSCLEHLLLVDVYTCTKVKLPKLQANSGCAIYCGILMAPLSSSSSCLLLFSKSSMFQWQVGTNSWTEYPLVSEQFFIQIVLFKGQMFAIDFPHTLKTISLAPQPSVQEVDVVWGEDIVVGLNYDPWLVVCGDMLLMVDLVDDLISNGTFQVFRFDSSAEPTKWTKMEKLENWALFLSLDRRSPTFSCMNPERWGGKSNCIYLPSASKDSDEPWIAVELGQAVYSTTRSDSYILGGRSNQLESLWVLPSLVYGVRQ; this is encoded by the exons ATGCAGCCATCGCTCGAGCTCTCGCCGCCGGCACCCGCCCCTAG AGAAGTGGTCGTCGCAGAGTGGCCATCTAAGAAAATCTGCCACTGCTTGGTCTCTACCTCAGCCTCATCTGAACACCGTGTTTGGGCAGACCTACCGGACAGCCTGCTTCACCTAATCATTGCTCTCTTAAGCTCATTCCATGATCTCCTTGCTTTTACTGGCACCTGTCACTCTTGGCGTGCTGCGGTCTTTTCCTTCCCATCATCCATATATGCCTTCGTCTTCCCACCTCTCCATCTCAAAGCAGGTTTGCGTAGGGCTAATCGGCATTGCGGCACATGGTATTATCTTTTATCGAACTACAAATGGCGTCTTTGTGATCCTGTGAGGACAGACTTATCTCTTCGCCGCTCAGCTCCCCGTAATGCTCCAAATTACATGCGCTATTTGGGCTGCTCATATGGGCATCTTATTTTCTCCTGTTTGGAGCACCTTCTCCTTGTCGATGTTTACACATGTACTAAGGTGAAGCTGCCCAAACTCCAAGCCAACAGCGGTTGTGCGATCTATTGTGGCATTCTTATGGCTCCACTCAGTTCATCCAGCTCGTGTCTCCTCCTTTTCTCGAAATCATCCATGTTCCAGTGGCAGGTTGGAACAAATTCCTGGACAGAGTACCCTCTTGTTTCTGAACAATTCTTTATTCAGATTGTTTTGTTCAAAGGTCAGATGTTTGCCATAGACTTTCCCCACACGCTCAAAACCATATCCTTGGCACCTCAGCCCAGCGTGCAGGAAGTCGATGTTGTGTGGGGAGAGGACATCGTTGTTGGCTTGAATTATGATCCATGGTTGGTGGTCTGTGGTGACATGCTTCTCATGGTTGATCTTGTTGATGACTTGATAAGCAATGGCACCTTTCAAGTCTTCCGCTTTGATTCTTCAGCCGAACCAACTAagtggacaaagatggagaagttgGAAAACTGGGCTCTCTTTCTCAGCCTTGATAGGAGGAGCCCTACATTTTCTTGCATGAACCCTGAAAGATGGGGCGGAAAGAGTAACTGCATTTACCTTCCGAGTGCGTCCAAAGACTCTGATGAACCTTGGATTGCTGTAGAGCTTGGTCAGGCAGTTTACAGCACAACTCGCTCCGATTCATACATTCTAGGAGGCAGAAGCAATCAGCTTGAGAGCCTCTGGGTGCTCCCCAGTTTGGTCTATGGTGTTCGCCAGTGA